A window of the Dendropsophus ebraccatus isolate aDenEbr1 unplaced genomic scaffold, aDenEbr1.pat pat_scaffold_755_ctg1, whole genome shotgun sequence genome harbors these coding sequences:
- the LOC138779798 gene encoding uncharacterized HIT-like protein Synpcc7942_1390, with product MRLFPLWGALYISRVVGRSGSGQWSVAGGTSWSQRHQRMFSESEEVRRARGAAGAQGSSPTIFSRILDRTLPADIIYEDEQCLAFRDVAPQAPVHFLVIPKIQIPRISKVTAADTELLGHLLVTASQLAQKEGLCDGYRMVINDGQQGAQSVYHLHIHVIGGRQMGWPPG from the exons ATGCGGCTCTTTCCCCTGTGGGGGGCGCTCTACATCAGCCGAGTGGTCGGACGCTCAGGATCCGGTCAGTGGTCTGTAGCCGGGGGGACCTCATGGAGTCAGCGGCATCAG AGAATGTTCAGTGAGAGCGAGGAGGTGCGGAGGGCGCGGGGGGCGGCGGGAGCTCAGGGCTCCTCCCCCACCATCTTCTCCCGGATCCTGGACAGGACGCTCCCTGCCGATATCATCTACGAGGATGAGCAG TGTCTGGCGTTCCGGGACGTTGCTCCTCAGGCTCCCGTTCATTTCCTTGTAATTCCAAAAATTCAGATTCCCAGAATAAGTAAAGTAACGGCGGCCGATACCGAG CTCCTTGGTCATCTCTTGGTCACAGCCAGTCAGCTCGCCCAGAAGGAAGGTCTGTGTGACGGCTACAGGatgg TGATCAATgacggccagcagggggcgcagtccgTGTATCACCTCCACATACATGTCATCGGGGGCCGGCAGATGGGCTGGCCCCCCGGGTAA